Genomic DNA from Edaphobacter lichenicola:
CCGCCCTCGGCGCCACCGCTTTCATCCCCGGCGTCGGCACCGGCTGGGAGGGATGGGAGGACGCCGCCGTCGACCCCACCCAGCTCGGCAGCTATCTCCGCGCCATCTTCGCCCTCATGAACGAGTACGGCTACCGCAGCCCCATGTACGGCCACTTCGGCCAGGGTTGCGTCCACATGCGCCACAACTTCGACCTCCAAAGCGAAGCAGGCATCCTCAAATTCCGCCAGTTCATGGATCGCGCCACCGACATCGCCCTCGCCCACGGCGGCTCTCTCTCCGGCGAACACGGCGACGGTCAGGCCCGCGGCGCGCTCCTCCCCAAGATGTTCGGCGAAGAGTTGATGCACGCCTTCCGCACCTTCAAGCGCCTCTTCGATCCCACCAACCGCATGAACCCCAACAAGCTCATTGACGCCCACGAGCCGCATGAAGACCTCCGCCTCGGCGCCGACTACAACCCCTGGCACCCCAAGACTCACTTCGCCTACGCCGAAAACAACGGCAGCTTCGCCGACGCCAACCTCCGCTGCGTTGGCGTAGGAGCCTGCCGCAAGACCGACGCCGGCACCATGTGTCCCAGCTTCATGGCCACCGGCGAAGAGCTTCACTCCACCCGCGGCCGCGCCCATCTGCTCTGGGAGCTGATGCAGGGCGAAGTCCTCCCCGACCAGTGGCGCAATAAACAAGTCAAAGAGTCCCTCGACCTCTGCCTCGCCTGCAAAGCCTGTAAGTCCGAGTGTCCCGTCTCGGTCGACATGGCCACCTACAAGTCCGAGTTCCTCGCCCACCACTACGAAGGAGAGTCCCGCCCGCTCTCGCACTACGCGTTCGGCCGCATCGACGTCTTCGCCCGCCTCGCCTCCTACGCGCCGCACCTCGTCAACGCCATCAACCACACGCCCCTCATCAGCTCCATCATGAAGAAGCTCCTCCACATCCACCCGCAGCGCACCTTCCCCCGCTTCTCCAAACCCTTTACCCCCGACCGCCGTCTCGCCCGCGACCCTCAACGTCGCCGCGACCGCCGCATCCCGCTGCCCGCCGACGCTCCCGAAGTCTTCCTCTGGGCCGACACCTTCAACAACTACTTCCACCCCGCCGCCATGCGCGCCGCCCACCAGGTCCTCACCACCGCCGGCTTCCGCGTCACACTACCAACGCAACACCTCTGCTGCGGCCGCCCCCTCTACGATTTCGGCATGCTCTCTACCGCCAAAGATTATCTCCTCAAAACCCTCAACGCCCTCACCCCGCAACTGCTGGCCGGCACCCCTATCGTCGTGCTCGAACCCTCCTGCGCCTCCGTCTTCCGCGACGAGCTCACCAACCTCCTGCCCTACGATCCCCGCGCGCAAAAACTCCACGACCAGACCTTCCTCCTCAGCGAGTTCCTCGTCAAACACGCGCCCAACTACCGCCCGCCGCAACTTGACGAGAAGATCCTCGTCCACGGCCACTGCCACCACCGCGCCACCATGGGCATGCACGACGAGCTCGCCCTCCTCCGCCTAACCGGTGCCGACGTCGAGCTCCTCGACTCCGGCTGCTGCGGCATGGCCGGTCCCTTCGGCTTCGAAAAAGACAAGTACACGGTCTCGCAGACCCTCGCCAACCGAGTCCTCCTCCCAGCAGTCCGCAACAAAGCCGCCAGCACCATCCTCGTGACCGACGGCTTCAGCTGCGCCGAACAGATCACTCAGAACACCAAAGCCAAACCCATGCACCTCGCCGAAGTCCTCGCCCTGCGCCAGAGTACCGATCCTCTTTCATAGACAGAAGTAGACAGAAGCGGTTCACGCCTCGGCTGGTCGCCGGGGCCGCCGTGCGCAGCAGCACGAGTTGCATCCGCAAGTAGTTAGATCGCTGTCCGAGCGGGAGAGAGATTCTTTCGCTTCAGCAGAAGCATCGGATGCTCGATAAACTCCCAGCTCAGCCATCCCAGGCCAATCGAGATCAGAGTGGCAGCCAGAAAGGTCACCCACGGAGATCCGCGGTGATACCAGATCCAGAGAGCTTCGATCGGGTAGCCATAGAGATAGACCCCATACGATATATCCGGGAAGGTCGGTACCCGCAGCGGAAGCTGCACCAGATAAAACATCAGATATCCGCCGAATACGACGATGGCCCCTTCCGTATCGTGCGGAAAAAGCATGATGAGGACTGGACCGGCAACCGCCGCGATGGCCGCGAAGAGGGGTCGGAACACAATGCGATCGCGGAACAGGTAAAAGCACGCCCCAACAGAAAATACCGCCGTGAGCCGTACCGCCGAGATCAGGTCATTGTGATGATGGAAGTAAGGATGAAAGAGGTCGCCAACCAAGGCGAGGCTCACCGCCAGGCACAGCGGGCGCACACGAAACAGGCCGAGCCACCCGAAGAGCAGAACTAACAGATAACACCCAAACTCGTAGGTGATCGTCCACAGCGAGCCGTTCACCGTATTCAAAGGACACCCAGGGAATACGATCGGCGTCACCGGTGCCCCGAGCAGCAGGACACTCACGGCGTATCGAGATCCAAGTTTCCGAAAGAATCCCTCGACCCCCGGCGCAAGTAAGCCGACCACAAGGGTACTCAGCAAGACCGCCACCAGATAGCCAGGAACAATCCTCAGTACGCGCTTCGTAAGATAGTCGATCGGCTTCGGGTTTTTCTCCCAGCTCTTCACAATCAGGAAGCCGCTCAGGAGAAAGAATCCGTCGACCCCTATCGATCCGAAGGTCATGTGGGTCAGCCTCGCCCCTATCTCGCGAGAGTAGTTCCCGTCAGTAATCTCAGCGGCGTGCGAGAGCAACACCAGAACTGCAAAGGCAAGGCGAAGTAAATCGAGCGTGTGATTTCTTCGCTCCCTGTTTTTTTCCATAACCACTTTCCAACATCCAATTTTTGGCCGAGCACCAATGTCATCTTTGAGGTTACAGGAATGCTCTCCCCAACATTTCTCTGACAGGAACTTCTGACTCATAGTCAAATGCGCGGGGCCGACCGAAGCTGCCTGTGCCGCTTGGTGAGCATTCGCAATTGAACTCCCCCGGCTTCAAGCCTGTCTTTCTTTGCGGCTGCCCGCGAGGTCAGACTGTTCTCTGTTCTTGACTCGTAACGATCTCCTTTCCATCCTTGTTCCAAAAGCAATTTGCTACCCTAGTCCACAATGAATCTCGACGAGGTCCCAACCGTGATCGATGTACATCCTCCCCATGAACCCATTCATGGCTGGCGAGACTTTCTGCTTCATCTCTTGACCATCACCATCGGCCTCCCTCATCGCCCTCAGCCTCGAAGGCTGCGTCGAGTGGCAACATCACCGCCACCTCGTCCACGAGGCCGAAGCCAGCCTCCACGCCGAGATCGAAAGCAACGCCAGTGGCCTGCAGGATATCCTCGACGACGTTCACAAGCAGCAGGCGAATCTAAAAAACGATGTCGAGGTGCTTGACGACATCATCAAAGACCCAAAGTTGCATCAACACAAGAGCATGTCCGTCGCCTTCCACTTCAATAAGTTCGACGACGTTAGCTGGAAGACCGCGCAATCCACCGGCGCACTCTCCTACATGTCCTACGACACGGCCGAGAAGTACGCCAGTATCTACTCGCTGCAGGAGGAACTGGAAAAAGCACAACTGCAGGGAACTCGAGACGCAATCACCAGCATCGGTCCCATCCTGAATGTGCCTGACAAAGCAGATCCCACCGCGAGCGAGGCTCAATCCATGAAAGAACACCTCGAAGTCGTTCAGGGCCAATTGATTCTTATCGAGAGTCTCGTCAAAGGCCTCGATGCCGAATACAAAAAGTTCCTCGCGGCCCACCTCGACTAAACAGATCCTTTGTAATACCTCGAACCACAAGGTAATGTATCTTTCATGGCGTCCCGAGCGACCAATCCGAACTTTATGAATGGAGTTCCGGAGCTCCTCATCCTCAGACTCCTCCAGCACGAGGAGATGTATGGCTATGAAATCGTCGAGGCAATCCGCAGCCGCACCGGCGCAGTCATCGCAGTCGGCGAAGGCGTCGTCTACCCGGTGCTCCACGGACTCGAACGCGACGGAGCGCTCAAGTCCCGGCGCAAGACCGTCAACCGCCGCAGCCGTATCTATTACTCCGTAACGCCCGTCGGAACGAATCGGTTAGCCAATCTCTCGAAGACCTGGACCAACCTGGCCACCGCAATCCAAACCATGCTGACAGGAGGGCACCATGGCCACGCCATTCTATGAACTTCGCGAACGCCTGCTTCAGGCTGGCGTAGCGCCGCGGTATGTGACGCGTTATCTGCGCGAACTGGCCGATCACCTGGCCGACCTCACAGCGGAAGAAGAACGCGCAGGCCGCAGCCCAACAGAGGCGAAGTCCGCGGCGCTCCTCCGGCTCGGGGCAACCGACGATCTCGCCAAGGCGATGACAGCCCAGCGTCAACTCCAAGCCTGGAGCGTCAGGGCGCCGTGGGCCATCTTTTGCCTCGCCCCGCTCTCGCTCCTCGCAACGGCCTACTTCATTGCCTGTCTCATCTTGTGGTCTGGCTGGCGAATCTTCCTGCCGGGAATCGATACGCCCTTTGTCCGGATAGATGGTCTTGCGATTCTCTACTTCGGCATCGGCTGGTCGCTCTACGTCGCCGCGCCGACTCTCCTCGGTTGGGCAATCGGGCTAATCGCCGCCCGTCAAAGACTCAATCTGGTTTGGCCTACCATCGGCTGGATTCTGCTTGCGCTGATCGGGGGCACAGCCAAAGTCCACGCCCATCGTCCAAACCTCCCTGCCAAAGTCGGACATATCAGCATGAGTTTCACACTTGGACCTCTCCTCCAGGGAATTCCCGATGGCCTGTCTCAAGCCCTGCTGATCTTCTTGCTAACAGTCCTGCCCTATCTCCTTTGGCGATTCCAGCAGCGCCGCCGAATATCAACATAATTTTTTTCCGGCAAAAATCCTGTCAACCCCCAAAACCGCGAAAACCCGCGCCAATCCAGCACATTCGCATGGCGTATCAGTTATCCTCCAACCGCTATACTGGTAATAGAGAAGCAAATGAGGCCCCCGAGCAATCGGGGGCCTCTACCATTAACCCGTAACTGATTGATTTGTAATATTTTGCAGGCAAGTCACATGGAATCAATACTTTGCAGGCACATACCACCAGCAAATCAATGATTCCACGTAGTTTACTCCCAAAATACCCCTTGGGGGGGGAGGGGGGTACCCGCCCGGGAGAGCAAATGAGCGACCAAGCTGTCAGTCACGAGAAACCCGCTACTCCACCGCTCTACTCGACCACGACCAGCACATCCCCGGAGCCGACCGCATCGCCCACCGCAACCGCAATCCTCGCCACCCGTCCGGCCTTGGGCGACTTCAGCTCGTTCTGCATCTTCATCGCCTCGATCACGATCAGTGCCTGGCCCTCCTCGACCGCATCGCCCATCTCAACCAGCACCCGCACCATCCGGCCCGGCATAGGAGCCTTCACCGGACGCGGCCCATCCGTCCCAGCCCCCGCCCCCCGGCGCCCCTGCAGCGACCGCGGATCCGCAACCTCAAACTCGAACCGCCGCCCACCAATCACCACCCCATCACCATCCAAAACACACCGGTACTGCCGCCCGTCAATCAATAACGACAGCACTCCAGCCTGCAGCACCCTCACATCCGCCACAATCGGCCGCCCGTCCACCGAGCACTCCATCCCAACGCCGAACTCAGCCGGAAGCTCAACCCGCCGCTTCTCTCCCCCAACCTCAAGCCAGACCGTCACAGTCGCAACCCCTCCCGCCGCCCGGTCACAGCCCACCGGCTCTCCTCTGAGACTACCGGCGCCACCGTCTCCCGCCGCGCAGAGGACGCAAACAGCGCAGCCGCCAACGCCACCACGTCCTCCGGAACATTCTCCTGCACCGGGGCCGCCGGTTCAGCCAGCAGCCTCTCCAGATACCCCGTGTCAATCCGGGCGGCGCGAAAATCTTCATCCATCAGAATCCGCCGAAACAGCCCGATGTTGGTCTTGATCCCGCCAATCACATACTCCTCCAGCGCCCTCAGCATTCGGTCGATGGCCTGCTCCCGCGTCGGCGCAAACGCCACCAGCTTCGACAGCATCGGATCGTAGTCCAGCGGCACATTCCAGCCCTCATACACCGCACAGTCCTCCCGAATCCCCGGCCCGCTCGGCTGAATCAGCCGCGTAATCAACCCCGGCGACGGGAAAAAATGATTCTCCGGGTCCTCCGCATAGATCCTGCACTCGATCGCGTGGCCGCGCAGCCGAACATCCTCCTGCGTCAACGGCAGAGGCTCGCCCATCGCCACCAGAAGCTGCAGATGAACCAGATCCAACCCAGTCACCATCTCGGTCACAGGATGCTCCACCTGCAGCCTCGTATTCATCTCCAGGAAGTAGAAGTTCTCCGCGTCATCCACCAGGAACTCCACCGTCCCCGCGTTCACATACCCAGCCGAGAGCGCCAATCGCGCTGCAGCCTCGCCCATCCTCCGCCGAAGATCCTCGCTAACAACCGCGGAAGGAGCCTCTTCGATCACCTTCTGGTGTCGTCGCTGCACCGAGCACTCCCGCTCGCCCAGATACACGCAGCTCCC
This window encodes:
- a CDS encoding FAD-binding and (Fe-S)-binding domain-containing protein, yielding MSTSPFVVLPSSHARAHDTFPDAVELAQLLQEQIRGEVRFDPASKALYSTDASNYRHIPIGVVIPRDEADVIATVTLCRRFNAPILTRGGGTSLAGQGCNAAVILDFSKYMNGMGEIDVQNRTVKVQPGIVLDRVRDAAEKLHLTFAPDPATHSRCTIGGMIGNNSCGVHGLMGGKTVDNIATLDLLLYDGTRLTVGPTTESELTANIAAGGRTGEIYATLKSLRDTYSAQVRERFPNIPRRVSGFNLDELLPENSFNVARALVGSEGTCAIILGATLQLVQSPPCRTLVGVGFPDIFLAADHVPQILEHKPIGFEGMDGLLLDAMRRKQKFAEELTLLPDGNGFLIIEFGADTQPEANAKARALAAYLKTLPAEPTTRIYTSAEAKSVWRIRESALGATAFIPGVGTGWEGWEDAAVDPTQLGSYLRAIFALMNEYGYRSPMYGHFGQGCVHMRHNFDLQSEAGILKFRQFMDRATDIALAHGGSLSGEHGDGQARGALLPKMFGEELMHAFRTFKRLFDPTNRMNPNKLIDAHEPHEDLRLGADYNPWHPKTHFAYAENNGSFADANLRCVGVGACRKTDAGTMCPSFMATGEELHSTRGRAHLLWELMQGEVLPDQWRNKQVKESLDLCLACKACKSECPVSVDMATYKSEFLAHHYEGESRPLSHYAFGRIDVFARLASYAPHLVNAINHTPLISSIMKKLLHIHPQRTFPRFSKPFTPDRRLARDPQRRRDRRIPLPADAPEVFLWADTFNNYFHPAAMRAAHQVLTTAGFRVTLPTQHLCCGRPLYDFGMLSTAKDYLLKTLNALTPQLLAGTPIVVLEPSCASVFRDELTNLLPYDPRAQKLHDQTFLLSEFLVKHAPNYRPPQLDEKILVHGHCHHRATMGMHDELALLRLTGADVELLDSGCCGMAGPFGFEKDKYTVSQTLANRVLLPAVRNKAASTILVTDGFSCAEQITQNTKAKPMHLAEVLALRQSTDPLS
- a CDS encoding acyltransferase family protein, translated to MEKNRERRNHTLDLLRLAFAVLVLLSHAAEITDGNYSREIGARLTHMTFGSIGVDGFFLLSGFLIVKSWEKNPKPIDYLTKRVLRIVPGYLVAVLLSTLVVGLLAPGVEGFFRKLGSRYAVSVLLLGAPVTPIVFPGCPLNTVNGSLWTITYEFGCYLLVLLFGWLGLFRVRPLCLAVSLALVGDLFHPYFHHHNDLISAVRLTAVFSVGACFYLFRDRIVFRPLFAAIAAVAGPVLIMLFPHDTEGAIVVFGGYLMFYLVQLPLRVPTFPDISYGVYLYGYPIEALWIWYHRGSPWVTFLAATLISIGLGWLSWEFIEHPMLLLKRKNLSPARTAI
- a CDS encoding PadR family transcriptional regulator, with translation MASRATNPNFMNGVPELLILRLLQHEEMYGYEIVEAIRSRTGAVIAVGEGVVYPVLHGLERDGALKSRRKTVNRRSRIYYSVTPVGTNRLANLSKTWTNLATAIQTMLTGGHHGHAIL
- a CDS encoding biotin/lipoyl-containing protein is translated as MGCDRAAGGVATVTVWLEVGGEKRRVELPAEFGVGMECSVDGRPIVADVRVLQAGVLSLLIDGRQYRCVLDGDGVVIGGRRFEFEVADPRSLQGRRGAGAGTDGPRPVKAPMPGRMVRVLVEMGDAVEEGQALIVIEAMKMQNELKSPKAGRVARIAVAVGDAVGSGDVLVVVE
- a CDS encoding acetyl-CoA carboxylase biotin carboxylase subunit, whose protein sequence is MRRSIKKVLIANRGEIALRVIRACREMGMATVAVYSDADRGALHVLHADEGYRLGPAPAGESYLRGDLILEVARRTGADAVHPGYGFLSENAEFAEACAKAGVTFIGPPASAMRMLGSKTRARQAADAAGMPRVPGSVTGLADVAEALRVAAGIGYPVMLKAAAGGGGKGMRAVTRAEDLGAAFTAASSEAERSFGSGEVYLEKLIERPRHIEIQLMADEHGSCVYLGERECSVQRRHQKVIEEAPSAVVSEDLRRRMGEAAARLALSAGYVNAGTVEFLVDDAENFYFLEMNTRLQVEHPVTEMVTGLDLVHLQLLVAMGEPLPLTQEDVRLRGHAIECRIYAEDPENHFFPSPGLITRLIQPSGPGIREDCAVYEGWNVPLDYDPMLSKLVAFAPTREQAIDRMLRALEEYVIGGIKTNIGLFRRILMDEDFRAARIDTGYLERLLAEPAAPVQENVPEDVVALAAALFASSARRETVAPVVSEESRWAVTGRREGLRL